The proteins below come from a single Macaca fascicularis isolate 582-1 chromosome 9, T2T-MFA8v1.1 genomic window:
- the RAB11FIP2 gene encoding rab11 family-interacting protein 2 isoform X2 — MMLSEQAQKWFPTHVQVTVLQAKDLKPKGKSGTNDTYTIIQLGKEKYSTSVAEKTLEPVWKEEASFELPGLLMQGNPEKYILFLIVMHRSLVGLDKFLGQVAINLNDIFEDKQRRKTEWFRLESKQGKRIKNRGEIKVNIQFMRNNMTASMFDLSMKDKTRSPFAKLKDKMKGRKNDGTFSDTSSAIIPSTHMPDANSEFSSGEIQMKSKPKKPFLLGPQRLSSAHSMSDLSGSHMSSEKLKAGTVGQAHLLGHQLDSFGTVPESGSLKSPHRRTLSFDTSKMNQPDSIVDEGELCFGRQNDPFTNVTASLPQKFATLPRKKNPFEESSETWDSSMNLFSKPIEIRKENKREKREKVSLFERVTGKKDSRRSDKLNNGGSDSPCDLKSPNAFSENRHDYFDYESTNPFTAKFRASNIMPSSSFHMSPTSNEDLRKIPDSNPFDATAGYRSLTYEEVLQELVKHKELLRRKDTHIRELEDYIDNLLVRVMEETPSILRVPYEPSRKAGKFSNS; from the exons ATGATGCTGTCCGAGCAAGCCCAAAAGTGGTTTCCAACCCACGTGCAGGTCACAGTGCTCCAAGCCAAAGATCTGAAGCCAAAAGGCAAAAGTGGCACCAATGACACATACACTATAATTCAGCTGGGCAAGGAAAAGTACTCCACCTCTGTAGCTGAGAAAACCCTTGAGCCAGTTTGGAAGGAGGAGGCCTCTTTCGAGCTACCTGGATTGCTAATGCAAGGAAATCCAGAGAAATACATTCTTTTCCTTATAGTTATGCACAGGTCCCTGGTGGGTCTGGATAAATTTTTAGGGCAGGTGGCAATCAATCTCAATGACATCTTTGAGGacaaacaaagaaggaaaacaga gtGGTTTAGATTAGAATCCAAACAAGGAAAACGAATCAAAAACAGGGGTGAGATAAAGGTCAATATTCAGTTTATGAGGAACAATATGACCGCAAGTATGTTTGACTTATCAATGAAGGACAAAACCAGATCTCCTTTTGCAAAGTTAAAAGATAAGATGAAGGGTAGAAAAAATGATGGAACATTTTCTGATACGTCTTCTGCAATCATTCCGAGTACTCACATGCCTGATGCCAATAGTGAATTTTCAAGTggtgaaatacagatgaaatccAAACCAAAAAAGCCTTTTCTTTTGGGTCCTCAGCGACTCTCGTCAGCACATTCAATGTCCGATTTATCTGGGTCCCATAtgtcttctgagaaactgaagGCTGGCACCGTAGGTCAAGCACATCTTCTTGGACACCAGTTAGATTCCTTTGGAACAGTTCCAGAAAGTG GAAGTCTCAAATCTCCACACAGAAGAACATTAAGCTTTGATACTTCTAAAATGAACCAACCTGACAGCATTGTGGATGAAGGTGAATTGTGTTTCGGAAGACAAAATGACCCATTTACAAATGTGACTGCTTCATTACCCCAAAAATTTGCAACACTGCCAAGGAAGAAAAATCCATTTGAAGAAAGCAGTGAAACATGGGACAGCAgcatgaatttattttcaaaaccaattgaaataagaaaagaaaataaaagagagaaaagggagaaagttAGCCTGTTTGAAAGAGTGACTGGAAAAAAAGATAGCAGAAGATCTGATAAACTTAACAATGGGGGATCTGATAGCCCTTGTGACTTGAAATCACCTAATGCATTTAGTGAAAATCGCCACGACTATTTTGATTATGAGTCAACCAATCCATTTACAGCAAAATTCAGGGCTTCAAATATAATGCCATCTTCAAG TTTTCATATGAGTCCAACAAGCAATGAAGACCTCAGGAAAATCCCG GACAGCAACCCCTTTGATGCCACTGCAGGGTATCGTAGTCTGACCTATGAAGAGGTTCTACAAGAGCTGGTGAAACACAAAGAACTCCTTAGGAGGAAGGACACCCACATCCGGGAACTCGAGGACTACATCGACAACCTCCTTGTAAGGGTAATGGAAGAAACGCCCAGTATTCTCAGAGTGCCATATGAACCATCCAGGAAAGCTGGCAAATTCTCTAACAGTTAA
- the RAB11FIP2 gene encoding rab11 family-interacting protein 2 isoform X3, whose translation MMLSEQAQKWFPTHVQVTVLQAKDLKPKGKSGTNDTYTIIQLGKEKYSTSVAEKTLEPVWKEEASFELPGLLMQGNPEKYILFLIVMHRSLVGLDKFLGQVAINLNDIFEDKQRRKTEWFRLESKQGKRIKNRGEIKVNIQFMRNNMTASMFDLSMKDKTRSPFAKLKDKMKGRKNDGTFSDTSSAIIPSTHMPDANSEFSSGEIQMKSKPKKPFLLGPQRLSSAHSMSDLSGSHMSSEKLKAGTVGQAHLLGHQLDSFGTVPESGSLKSPHRRTLSFDTSKMNQPDSIVDEGELCFGRQNDPFTNVTASLPQKFATLPRKKNPFEESSETWDSSMNLFSKPIEIRKENKREKREKVSLFERVTGKKDSRRSDKLNNGGSDSPCDLKSPNAFSENRHDYFDYESTNPFTAKFRASNIMPSSRNTLLTPAVAEWRGSLRWGELWSHGAIFYVIP comes from the exons ATGATGCTGTCCGAGCAAGCCCAAAAGTGGTTTCCAACCCACGTGCAGGTCACAGTGCTCCAAGCCAAAGATCTGAAGCCAAAAGGCAAAAGTGGCACCAATGACACATACACTATAATTCAGCTGGGCAAGGAAAAGTACTCCACCTCTGTAGCTGAGAAAACCCTTGAGCCAGTTTGGAAGGAGGAGGCCTCTTTCGAGCTACCTGGATTGCTAATGCAAGGAAATCCAGAGAAATACATTCTTTTCCTTATAGTTATGCACAGGTCCCTGGTGGGTCTGGATAAATTTTTAGGGCAGGTGGCAATCAATCTCAATGACATCTTTGAGGacaaacaaagaaggaaaacaga gtGGTTTAGATTAGAATCCAAACAAGGAAAACGAATCAAAAACAGGGGTGAGATAAAGGTCAATATTCAGTTTATGAGGAACAATATGACCGCAAGTATGTTTGACTTATCAATGAAGGACAAAACCAGATCTCCTTTTGCAAAGTTAAAAGATAAGATGAAGGGTAGAAAAAATGATGGAACATTTTCTGATACGTCTTCTGCAATCATTCCGAGTACTCACATGCCTGATGCCAATAGTGAATTTTCAAGTggtgaaatacagatgaaatccAAACCAAAAAAGCCTTTTCTTTTGGGTCCTCAGCGACTCTCGTCAGCACATTCAATGTCCGATTTATCTGGGTCCCATAtgtcttctgagaaactgaagGCTGGCACCGTAGGTCAAGCACATCTTCTTGGACACCAGTTAGATTCCTTTGGAACAGTTCCAGAAAGTG GAAGTCTCAAATCTCCACACAGAAGAACATTAAGCTTTGATACTTCTAAAATGAACCAACCTGACAGCATTGTGGATGAAGGTGAATTGTGTTTCGGAAGACAAAATGACCCATTTACAAATGTGACTGCTTCATTACCCCAAAAATTTGCAACACTGCCAAGGAAGAAAAATCCATTTGAAGAAAGCAGTGAAACATGGGACAGCAgcatgaatttattttcaaaaccaattgaaataagaaaagaaaataaaagagagaaaagggagaaagttAGCCTGTTTGAAAGAGTGACTGGAAAAAAAGATAGCAGAAGATCTGATAAACTTAACAATGGGGGATCTGATAGCCCTTGTGACTTGAAATCACCTAATGCATTTAGTGAAAATCGCCACGACTATTTTGATTATGAGTCAACCAATCCATTTACAGCAAAATTCAGGGCTTCAAATATAATGCCATCTTCAAG AAATACTTTGCTGACCCCTGCAGTAGCTGAATGGAGAGGATCTTTGAGATGGGGAGAGCT TTGGAGTCATGGAGCTATATTCTATGTCATTCCCTGA
- the RAB11FIP2 gene encoding rab11 family-interacting protein 2 isoform X4: MMLSEQAQKWFPTHVQVTVLQAKDLKPKGKSGTNDTYTIIQLGKEKYSTSVAEKTLEPVWKEEASFELPGLLMQGNPEKYILFLIVMHRSLVGLDKFLGQVAINLNDIFEDKQRRKTEWFRLESKQGKRIKNRGEIKVNIQFMRNNMTASMFDLSMKDKTRSPFAKLKDKMKGRKNDGTFSDTSSAIIPSTHMPDANSEFSSGEIQMKSKPKKPFLLGPQRLSSAHSMSDLSGSHMSSEKLKAGTVGQAHLLGHQLDSFGTVPESGSLKSPHRRTLSFDTSKMNQPDSIVDEGELCFGRQNDPFTNVTASLPQKFATLPRKKNPFEESSETWDSSMNLFSKPIEIRKENKREKREKVSLFERVTGKKDSRRSDKLNNGGSDSPCDLKSPNAFSENRHDYFDYESTNPFTAKFRASNIMPSSSWSHGAIFYVIP, from the exons ATGATGCTGTCCGAGCAAGCCCAAAAGTGGTTTCCAACCCACGTGCAGGTCACAGTGCTCCAAGCCAAAGATCTGAAGCCAAAAGGCAAAAGTGGCACCAATGACACATACACTATAATTCAGCTGGGCAAGGAAAAGTACTCCACCTCTGTAGCTGAGAAAACCCTTGAGCCAGTTTGGAAGGAGGAGGCCTCTTTCGAGCTACCTGGATTGCTAATGCAAGGAAATCCAGAGAAATACATTCTTTTCCTTATAGTTATGCACAGGTCCCTGGTGGGTCTGGATAAATTTTTAGGGCAGGTGGCAATCAATCTCAATGACATCTTTGAGGacaaacaaagaaggaaaacaga gtGGTTTAGATTAGAATCCAAACAAGGAAAACGAATCAAAAACAGGGGTGAGATAAAGGTCAATATTCAGTTTATGAGGAACAATATGACCGCAAGTATGTTTGACTTATCAATGAAGGACAAAACCAGATCTCCTTTTGCAAAGTTAAAAGATAAGATGAAGGGTAGAAAAAATGATGGAACATTTTCTGATACGTCTTCTGCAATCATTCCGAGTACTCACATGCCTGATGCCAATAGTGAATTTTCAAGTggtgaaatacagatgaaatccAAACCAAAAAAGCCTTTTCTTTTGGGTCCTCAGCGACTCTCGTCAGCACATTCAATGTCCGATTTATCTGGGTCCCATAtgtcttctgagaaactgaagGCTGGCACCGTAGGTCAAGCACATCTTCTTGGACACCAGTTAGATTCCTTTGGAACAGTTCCAGAAAGTG GAAGTCTCAAATCTCCACACAGAAGAACATTAAGCTTTGATACTTCTAAAATGAACCAACCTGACAGCATTGTGGATGAAGGTGAATTGTGTTTCGGAAGACAAAATGACCCATTTACAAATGTGACTGCTTCATTACCCCAAAAATTTGCAACACTGCCAAGGAAGAAAAATCCATTTGAAGAAAGCAGTGAAACATGGGACAGCAgcatgaatttattttcaaaaccaattgaaataagaaaagaaaataaaagagagaaaagggagaaagttAGCCTGTTTGAAAGAGTGACTGGAAAAAAAGATAGCAGAAGATCTGATAAACTTAACAATGGGGGATCTGATAGCCCTTGTGACTTGAAATCACCTAATGCATTTAGTGAAAATCGCCACGACTATTTTGATTATGAGTCAACCAATCCATTTACAGCAAAATTCAGGGCTTCAAATATAATGCCATCTTCAAG TTGGAGTCATGGAGCTATATTCTATGTCATTCCCTGA
- the RAB11FIP2 gene encoding rab11 family-interacting protein 2 isoform X1, producing MMLSEQAQKWFPTHVQVTVLQAKDLKPKGKSGTNDTYTIIQLGKEKYSTSVAEKTLEPVWKEEASFELPGLLMQGNPEKYILFLIVMHRSLVGLDKFLGQVAINLNDIFEDKQRRKTEWFRLESKQGKRIKNRGEIKVNIQFMRNNMTASMFDLSMKDKTRSPFAKLKDKMKGRKNDGTFSDTSSAIIPSTHMPDANSEFSSGEIQMKSKPKKPFLLGPQRLSSAHSMSDLSGSHMSSEKLKAGTVGQAHLLGHQLDSFGTVPESGSLKSPHRRTLSFDTSKMNQPDSIVDEGELCFGRQNDPFTNVTASLPQKFATLPRKKNPFEESSETWDSSMNLFSKPIEIRKENKREKREKVSLFERVTGKKDSRRSDKLNNGGSDSPCDLKSPNAFSENRHDYFDYESTNPFTAKFRASNIMPSSRNTLLTPAVAEWRGSLRWGELFHMSPTSNEDLRKIPDSNPFDATAGYRSLTYEEVLQELVKHKELLRRKDTHIRELEDYIDNLLVRVMEETPSILRVPYEPSRKAGKFSNS from the exons ATGATGCTGTCCGAGCAAGCCCAAAAGTGGTTTCCAACCCACGTGCAGGTCACAGTGCTCCAAGCCAAAGATCTGAAGCCAAAAGGCAAAAGTGGCACCAATGACACATACACTATAATTCAGCTGGGCAAGGAAAAGTACTCCACCTCTGTAGCTGAGAAAACCCTTGAGCCAGTTTGGAAGGAGGAGGCCTCTTTCGAGCTACCTGGATTGCTAATGCAAGGAAATCCAGAGAAATACATTCTTTTCCTTATAGTTATGCACAGGTCCCTGGTGGGTCTGGATAAATTTTTAGGGCAGGTGGCAATCAATCTCAATGACATCTTTGAGGacaaacaaagaaggaaaacaga gtGGTTTAGATTAGAATCCAAACAAGGAAAACGAATCAAAAACAGGGGTGAGATAAAGGTCAATATTCAGTTTATGAGGAACAATATGACCGCAAGTATGTTTGACTTATCAATGAAGGACAAAACCAGATCTCCTTTTGCAAAGTTAAAAGATAAGATGAAGGGTAGAAAAAATGATGGAACATTTTCTGATACGTCTTCTGCAATCATTCCGAGTACTCACATGCCTGATGCCAATAGTGAATTTTCAAGTggtgaaatacagatgaaatccAAACCAAAAAAGCCTTTTCTTTTGGGTCCTCAGCGACTCTCGTCAGCACATTCAATGTCCGATTTATCTGGGTCCCATAtgtcttctgagaaactgaagGCTGGCACCGTAGGTCAAGCACATCTTCTTGGACACCAGTTAGATTCCTTTGGAACAGTTCCAGAAAGTG GAAGTCTCAAATCTCCACACAGAAGAACATTAAGCTTTGATACTTCTAAAATGAACCAACCTGACAGCATTGTGGATGAAGGTGAATTGTGTTTCGGAAGACAAAATGACCCATTTACAAATGTGACTGCTTCATTACCCCAAAAATTTGCAACACTGCCAAGGAAGAAAAATCCATTTGAAGAAAGCAGTGAAACATGGGACAGCAgcatgaatttattttcaaaaccaattgaaataagaaaagaaaataaaagagagaaaagggagaaagttAGCCTGTTTGAAAGAGTGACTGGAAAAAAAGATAGCAGAAGATCTGATAAACTTAACAATGGGGGATCTGATAGCCCTTGTGACTTGAAATCACCTAATGCATTTAGTGAAAATCGCCACGACTATTTTGATTATGAGTCAACCAATCCATTTACAGCAAAATTCAGGGCTTCAAATATAATGCCATCTTCAAG AAATACTTTGCTGACCCCTGCAGTAGCTGAATGGAGAGGATCTTTGAGATGGGGAGAGCT TTTTCATATGAGTCCAACAAGCAATGAAGACCTCAGGAAAATCCCG GACAGCAACCCCTTTGATGCCACTGCAGGGTATCGTAGTCTGACCTATGAAGAGGTTCTACAAGAGCTGGTGAAACACAAAGAACTCCTTAGGAGGAAGGACACCCACATCCGGGAACTCGAGGACTACATCGACAACCTCCTTGTAAGGGTAATGGAAGAAACGCCCAGTATTCTCAGAGTGCCATATGAACCATCCAGGAAAGCTGGCAAATTCTCTAACAGTTAA